A window of the Candidatus Kryptoniota bacterium genome harbors these coding sequences:
- the speY gene encoding deoxyhypusine synthase, with the protein MAKSKFLAGKKIIPQPIPKGIKVTDLVDTYFQAYNAARLKEASQLFAQKMLERDVTIGMSLTGALTPAGLGGSCIVPLIRAGFVDWIVSTGANLYHDTHFAIGHSLHKGSPFVDDRVLRNEGVIRIYDILFDYEVLLSTDSFFRHLIAQDEFQKEMGTAEFHHRIGKYVAAREKTLGIKHSSVIAAAYRYAVPVYTSSPGDSSIGMNVAAMALDGYGLKLDVSRDVNETAAIVLNAKRGGGKSGVLIFGGGSPKNFMLQTEPQIQEVLGIAEKGHDFFIQVTDARVDTGGLSGATPSEAVSWGKVDPTKLPDTVVAYVDSTIAMPIMTSYALAKRAPRKPKKLYNRLPELMRMLKDEHERASRRGK; encoded by the coding sequence ATGGCAAAATCTAAATTTCTCGCTGGAAAAAAAATCATCCCTCAGCCAATTCCGAAAGGAATCAAAGTCACCGATCTCGTAGATACTTATTTTCAGGCGTACAATGCCGCACGACTTAAAGAAGCTTCTCAATTGTTTGCACAGAAAATGCTCGAACGCGATGTGACAATTGGGATGAGTTTGACGGGTGCGCTGACGCCTGCGGGACTTGGGGGGTCTTGCATCGTCCCTCTCATAAGAGCGGGCTTTGTTGACTGGATAGTTTCAACCGGCGCTAATCTCTATCACGATACGCATTTTGCAATCGGGCACTCGCTTCATAAAGGAAGTCCTTTCGTGGATGACAGAGTTCTACGAAATGAGGGCGTCATCAGGATCTACGATATTCTTTTCGATTACGAGGTGCTCCTCTCGACAGATTCGTTCTTCAGGCACTTGATAGCGCAGGATGAATTTCAAAAAGAGATGGGGACAGCGGAATTTCATCATAGGATTGGCAAGTATGTCGCAGCTCGAGAGAAGACTCTTGGAATAAAACACAGCTCCGTGATCGCTGCAGCCTATCGATACGCAGTTCCGGTCTACACCTCCAGTCCTGGCGACAGTTCAATTGGGATGAATGTTGCTGCGATGGCGCTCGATGGATACGGCTTGAAACTGGATGTTTCGCGAGATGTCAACGAAACCGCAGCAATCGTATTGAATGCCAAGAGAGGAGGCGGGAAGAGCGGCGTGTTGATTTTCGGAGGCGGCTCACCGAAGAATTTCATGCTTCAAACGGAACCTCAAATACAGGAAGTACTAGGGATTGCCGAAAAAGGACACGATTTCTTTATTCAGGTGACGGATGCCAGGGTTGACACGGGCGGACTATCCGGGGCCACACCTTCAGAGGCCGTCAGCTGGGGAAAAGTAGATCCCACTAAATTGCCCGATACCGTTGTCGCCTATGTAGATTCGACGATTGCAATGCCGATCATGACCTCATACGCATTGGCAAAGCGGGCTCCGAGAAAGCCGAAGAAACTTTATAACCGTCTGCCGGAGTTGATGAGGATGCTGAAGGACGAGCACGAGAGGGCAAGTCGCAGAGGAAAATGA
- a CDS encoding DNA polymerase domain-containing protein → MDSLLFGHNAETKIVAVYQASESAIKVAKRVEGKTVITQHKFFPFFFLQDENLLSGFDKKYWKVKLAGNNHYKYLCIFHRWSEMRAGLKAVADNLGNRTGTFVQETSDMDEVYVKLDPVFQYLMQTGTTLFKEMDFSELRRMQLDIETFSSAGFSNAGRLQDRIILISLSDNTGWEYVIDGRQKSEGEMLNELVDIIRNRDPDVIEGHNIFNFDIPYILRRGEMCGVKLKIGRDSLEPKVFTSRLSYAEKEIEYSNVEIPGRHIIDTWLLVQNYDSQRRELESYGLKNVAKFFGFASKDRVYIEGSKISETWLKDPDHLVKYALDDVRETRMIAEHLSQANFYLAQMLPYNYGHIPRSGAAAKIESLFVREYLRKKHSLPRPQTGRQTSGGYTDVFVRGVAGPVIHADVESLYPSIMLAHKISPPTDDLGVFQKTLKHLTKLRLDTKKKMKEESDPVQKSKLDAMQSSLKILINSYYGYLGYSRGIFNDYVSADRVTETGQKILRQLIAQIRSEGGTLLEVDTDGLYFVPPPEIRGEEGETKFVKSLSNVLETGINLSLDGRYEKMLSYKKKNYALLGYDGRVKMRGSSLISRSMERFGREFIETAVEYLLREAIEALHLLYSDFARAISARELPLRKMVRTESVRETIDDYITAVKSNKRNRSASYEAALGAGLRLKPGDRVSYYIVGNDPSTRSFANARIYDPEEPSPPEYNAQYYLRKLDEYSERFSEFFTPEDFRKIFSSDEGSLFKTSLEGVRIITKEVTEPEAKIEEEEGD, encoded by the coding sequence ATGGACTCCTTATTATTCGGACATAACGCCGAAACGAAAATCGTCGCCGTCTACCAGGCGAGCGAGTCTGCAATTAAAGTAGCGAAGCGCGTCGAGGGAAAGACGGTCATCACGCAACACAAGTTCTTCCCCTTCTTCTTCCTGCAAGACGAGAATTTGCTGAGCGGGTTCGATAAGAAATACTGGAAAGTCAAACTCGCGGGCAATAACCACTACAAGTACCTGTGTATTTTCCACCGCTGGAGCGAAATGCGAGCCGGCTTGAAAGCGGTGGCGGACAATCTCGGCAATCGGACGGGCACATTCGTGCAGGAAACTTCCGACATGGATGAAGTATATGTGAAGCTGGATCCCGTTTTTCAGTATCTGATGCAGACAGGGACGACACTTTTCAAAGAGATGGATTTTTCCGAATTAAGAAGGATGCAGCTGGATATCGAGACATTCTCTTCCGCCGGATTCTCAAATGCTGGCCGCTTGCAGGACAGGATCATACTGATTTCACTTTCCGACAATACCGGATGGGAATACGTAATCGACGGCAGACAGAAGTCCGAAGGCGAGATGCTGAACGAGCTGGTCGACATAATAAGGAATCGCGATCCTGACGTAATCGAGGGGCACAATATTTTCAACTTCGATATTCCGTACATCCTGAGACGAGGCGAGATGTGCGGCGTGAAACTAAAGATTGGCCGCGACTCACTTGAACCGAAAGTATTCACCTCACGTCTTTCATACGCCGAGAAGGAAATTGAGTATTCGAATGTCGAGATTCCCGGTAGGCACATAATTGATACATGGCTTCTCGTCCAGAATTACGACAGCCAGAGAAGAGAGCTTGAAAGTTACGGTTTGAAGAATGTGGCGAAGTTCTTCGGATTCGCGTCGAAGGACAGAGTCTACATCGAAGGCTCGAAGATTTCCGAAACCTGGCTCAAGGACCCGGACCACCTCGTCAAGTACGCACTCGACGACGTGAGAGAGACGAGGATGATTGCCGAACATCTTTCCCAGGCAAACTTCTACCTTGCCCAGATGCTCCCGTACAACTACGGGCATATTCCGCGATCAGGTGCCGCAGCGAAAATTGAATCGCTGTTTGTTCGCGAGTACTTGAGGAAGAAGCATTCATTGCCGCGTCCGCAAACGGGCAGACAGACTTCAGGAGGTTACACCGATGTTTTCGTAAGAGGCGTCGCGGGACCCGTCATTCACGCGGATGTCGAGTCGCTTTATCCATCGATCATGCTGGCACACAAGATTTCGCCGCCGACCGACGACCTCGGAGTGTTCCAGAAGACACTCAAGCACCTGACCAAGCTCCGACTCGACACGAAGAAGAAGATGAAAGAGGAGAGCGACCCTGTCCAGAAATCGAAGCTAGATGCCATGCAGTCCTCTCTGAAGATTCTGATCAATTCATACTACGGCTACCTCGGTTACTCAAGAGGCATCTTCAACGACTACGTCTCGGCCGACAGAGTCACGGAGACCGGCCAGAAAATACTGAGGCAACTTATTGCACAAATCAGGTCGGAAGGCGGGACACTCCTGGAAGTCGATACCGACGGCCTCTACTTCGTGCCACCTCCCGAAATCAGAGGAGAAGAAGGAGAGACAAAATTCGTCAAGAGCTTGTCCAATGTGCTCGAGACAGGAATTAACCTTTCCCTCGACGGCAGATACGAGAAAATGTTGAGTTACAAGAAAAAGAACTACGCGCTTCTCGGGTATGACGGCAGAGTAAAGATGCGCGGATCGTCGCTGATTTCCAGAAGCATGGAGAGATTCGGAAGAGAATTCATAGAGACGGCTGTCGAATATTTACTCCGCGAGGCGATTGAGGCGCTTCATCTCCTCTATTCTGATTTTGCGCGAGCGATTTCAGCCCGGGAATTGCCGCTACGGAAAATGGTAAGAACAGAAAGCGTGCGTGAGACGATAGACGATTATATTACCGCCGTGAAATCGAACAAAAGAAACCGTTCGGCAAGTTACGAGGCAGCGCTGGGCGCCGGACTTCGTCTGAAACCGGGTGATAGAGTATCGTACTACATCGTGGGGAACGATCCTTCCACAAGGTCGTTCGCGAACGCGCGCATATATGATCCGGAGGAACCCTCGCCGCCCGAGTACAACGCGCAGTACTACCTTAGAAAGCTGGACGAATATTCGGAAAGATTTTCGGAATTCTTCACACCGGAGGATTTCAGGAAAATATTCTCTTCTGACGAGGGGTCACTATTCAAGACGTCTCTGGAAGGCGTCAGGATCATTACCAAAGAAGTAACCGAGCCCGAGGCAAAGATTGAGGAAGAAGAAGGCGATTAG
- a CDS encoding histone H1 — protein MGKYEELQQIIGSFEVDFRKFYEKQNKAAGTRVRKHMGELKKFAQTIRQEVQELKLKMKEEGK, from the coding sequence ATGGGAAAGTACGAAGAGCTTCAACAAATCATAGGCAGCTTTGAAGTAGACTTCCGTAAGTTTTACGAGAAGCAGAACAAGGCAGCCGGAACTCGCGTGCGCAAACATATGGGCGAACTCAAGAAATTTGCCCAGACGATTCGTCAAGAGGTGCAGGAGCTGAAGCTGAAGATGAAAGAGGAAGGCAAGTAA
- a CDS encoding response regulator: MKYRVLIVDDDTNARVILNRVLVKAGYEVREAANGTDALNAAKEFSPDIMLIDWMMPEMDGEQLAKAIRNDQTLKYTYIILLTAKGDVKDRVRGLQAGADDFITKPAPHLEVLARIESGVRVRELHGEIQQLTRRLAILELSATVGHEINNPLNVIYLALDMMRKSLKAGEYDKLERGIELIAETADRLKQIAKQFIDLRDPQSTNYIDELKMIDIHKKENDPR, from the coding sequence GTGAAGTACAGGGTTTTGATAGTTGATGACGACACGAATGCCCGAGTCATTCTCAATCGTGTGCTCGTAAAAGCGGGGTACGAGGTCAGGGAGGCAGCGAACGGGACCGACGCCCTCAACGCCGCAAAGGAATTCTCTCCGGACATAATGCTGATCGATTGGATGATGCCTGAGATGGACGGCGAGCAGCTCGCAAAAGCCATCAGAAACGATCAAACTTTAAAGTATACTTACATAATACTGCTGACTGCAAAGGGCGACGTCAAAGACAGGGTCCGCGGCTTGCAGGCCGGCGCCGACGATTTTATCACGAAACCTGCGCCTCATCTCGAGGTACTCGCCCGCATTGAAAGCGGAGTGAGGGTGCGCGAACTCCACGGCGAGATCCAGCAGCTGACGCGAAGGCTTGCGATACTCGAACTTTCGGCCACCGTCGGACATGAAATCAACAATCCGTTAAACGTCATCTATCTCGCCCTCGACATGATGCGGAAGTCTCTGAAGGCCGGTGAATACGACAAGCTCGAGAGAGGGATCGAACTGATAGCCGAAACTGCGGACAGATTGAAGCAGATCGCAAAGCAATTTATCGACCTGCGAGATCCCCAGAGCACAAATTATATTGATGAACTGAAGATGATCGACATACACAAGAAGGAAAATGATCCACGGTGA
- the argJ gene encoding bifunctional glutamate N-acetyltransferase/amino-acid acetyltransferase ArgJ, translated as MNFKYDRSITFPKGFKAAGVSAGIKENGLPDLGLVASDEGTIGVAVFTRNKFQAAPITLSGRNLASSGSKVRAIIANSGCANALTGKVGMKNAEKTAIEAAKVLQIPRNEVLIASTGVIGRQLPVHEIVDSLPGLARELKTGSDTIFAQSIMTTDKFPKQVAAEFTLAKGKKYRIGGVAKGAGMIHPNMATMLCFVTTDAKVEEAKLRSALSASVDRSFNTITVDGDTSTNDSVFLLASGASGVAVKSDSDYRLFLDALTSILRELAMMIVRDGEGATRFMKLNVRSASNFGDAVKVGRAVGVSPLVKTAIFGGDPNWGRVISAVGNSNVEFDPSKVELRIGNVCVFRGNEPQKVDPAAIKSLFSKKEIEMTIKLNTGRESAEVFTCDLSYDYVKINGEYTT; from the coding sequence ATGAATTTCAAATACGATCGCTCGATAACATTTCCCAAAGGATTCAAGGCCGCAGGGGTAAGCGCCGGTATAAAGGAGAACGGGCTTCCCGATCTCGGACTGGTAGCTTCAGATGAGGGCACAATTGGCGTCGCGGTATTCACGAGGAACAAATTCCAGGCGGCACCAATTACGTTGTCAGGCCGAAACTTGGCCTCTTCCGGTTCCAAAGTGCGGGCGATTATTGCAAACAGCGGTTGCGCGAATGCTCTCACAGGCAAAGTCGGAATGAAAAACGCCGAGAAGACCGCGATTGAAGCGGCAAAGGTCTTACAAATTCCACGGAATGAGGTTTTGATCGCTTCTACCGGTGTCATTGGTCGTCAATTGCCTGTGCACGAAATCGTGGACAGTCTTCCAGGGCTTGCCAGGGAATTGAAGACTGGTTCCGATACAATATTCGCGCAGAGCATCATGACCACTGACAAGTTTCCGAAGCAGGTCGCGGCGGAATTCACGCTCGCTAAGGGAAAGAAATATAGGATTGGCGGTGTCGCAAAAGGCGCGGGAATGATTCATCCGAATATGGCAACGATGTTATGCTTTGTAACCACCGACGCGAAAGTTGAAGAAGCAAAATTACGCTCTGCTCTCTCCGCTTCTGTCGACAGGTCTTTCAACACCATCACCGTCGATGGTGATACGAGCACTAACGACTCTGTTTTTCTCCTCGCCAGTGGTGCTTCGGGAGTCGCAGTGAAGAGTGACTCGGACTACAGGCTGTTTCTCGATGCTTTGACTTCCATCTTGCGTGAACTCGCAATGATGATCGTGCGTGACGGTGAAGGCGCGACGAGATTTATGAAACTGAATGTGCGGTCCGCGTCCAACTTCGGTGACGCAGTAAAGGTTGGACGGGCGGTGGGTGTTTCTCCGCTTGTCAAGACCGCCATATTTGGTGGCGACCCGAATTGGGGCAGGGTAATTTCTGCAGTCGGGAACTCCAACGTAGAATTCGATCCTTCAAAGGTCGAGCTAAGGATCGGCAATGTCTGCGTGTTCAGAGGAAACGAACCTCAGAAAGTTGACCCGGCTGCCATCAAGAGTCTTTTTTCGAAGAAAGAAATAGAAATGACGATCAAGCTCAATACCGGACGAGAGTCCGCGGAAGTGTTTACATGTGATTTGAGCTATGACTACGTCAAAATCAACGGTGAATACACCACCTAA
- the udk gene encoding uridine kinase, giving the protein MKPILIGIAGGTGSGKTTVTRRIIDNLRIDNVLIIQHDSYYKDISSFRGRTHAQVNFDHPDSLDTPLLVRHLKSLKAHRAIRKPVYDFATYRRLEKKELVRPSKVIIVEGILIFVEKELRDLLDIKIFVDTDADERLLRRLTRDIMERGRSIESVMSQYVETVKPMHLEFVEPSKRWADIIIPKGGENAVAIATIASRIQMMIDNEDDKRL; this is encoded by the coding sequence ATGAAACCAATACTCATAGGGATCGCAGGAGGAACAGGATCCGGAAAGACAACGGTAACCCGGAGGATAATTGACAACCTTCGTATCGACAATGTACTTATAATCCAGCATGATTCGTATTACAAAGATATTTCATCATTCCGCGGCAGAACTCATGCGCAGGTGAATTTCGATCATCCGGACTCCCTCGATACGCCTTTGCTGGTGAGACATCTCAAATCTCTCAAGGCCCATCGTGCGATAAGGAAACCCGTTTACGATTTTGCCACATACAGGCGGCTTGAGAAGAAGGAACTCGTACGCCCCAGCAAGGTTATCATTGTGGAAGGCATTTTGATCTTCGTGGAAAAAGAACTGCGCGACCTCCTGGACATTAAAATATTTGTCGATACCGACGCCGATGAACGGCTGCTTCGCAGACTTACGCGTGACATAATGGAGCGCGGAAGATCGATTGAGTCCGTCATGTCTCAATACGTTGAGACCGTGAAGCCGATGCACCTGGAATTCGTCGAACCAAGCAAGAGATGGGCGGACATAATCATACCCAAAGGCGGCGAGAACGCCGTGGCTATCGCCACTATCGCCTCCCGGATACAAATGATGATCGACAATGAAGATGACAAACGGCTGTAA
- the lptB gene encoding LPS export ABC transporter ATP-binding protein, whose product MSEDNLRGRDGDLQYVAGASFLYSRELKKRYKKRFVVNEVSVDVKQGEVVGLLGPNGAGKTTTFYMMVGMIKPNMGDVFIDQQNITNLPMYKRARLGIGYLPQEPSIFRKMSVEDNIMAVLEFRKLSPGARKQRCDELINELGVSQIRKTPGYALSGGERRRTEIARSLATDPKFMLLDEPFAGIDPLAVEDIMRIVVSLKNRGIGVLITDHNVHETLSIVDRAYLLFEGRILKSGTSEYLANDPEARKLYLGEKFKLDRY is encoded by the coding sequence ATGAGTGAAGATAATTTGAGGGGAAGGGACGGCGATCTGCAATATGTTGCGGGTGCCTCATTCTTGTATTCACGTGAGCTCAAGAAGCGGTACAAAAAGAGATTCGTCGTCAATGAAGTATCGGTAGACGTCAAGCAAGGCGAAGTGGTCGGTCTTCTCGGTCCGAACGGTGCGGGGAAGACAACGACTTTTTATATGATGGTCGGAATGATAAAGCCAAACATGGGAGATGTTTTCATAGATCAGCAGAACATAACAAATCTCCCGATGTACAAGCGCGCGCGGCTCGGGATTGGATATTTGCCGCAAGAACCGTCGATATTCAGGAAGATGAGTGTCGAAGACAATATCATGGCCGTCCTTGAGTTCAGGAAGTTGAGCCCGGGAGCCAGAAAACAAAGATGCGACGAGTTGATAAACGAGCTTGGCGTCTCGCAAATCAGGAAAACGCCCGGATACGCATTGAGCGGCGGCGAGAGACGGCGCACTGAAATAGCGCGCTCACTTGCGACCGACCCGAAGTTCATGCTCCTCGACGAGCCCTTCGCGGGCATCGATCCTCTCGCGGTGGAAGACATTATGAGAATAGTGGTCAGCCTGAAGAATCGGGGCATTGGAGTTCTGATAACCGACCATAATGTCCACGAAACGCTCTCGATAGTCGACAGAGCATATTTATTGTTCGAAGGGAGAATCCTAAAATCAGGCACATCCGAATATCTCGCGAACGATCCGGAAGCGAGAAAGCTGTACCTCGGGGAAAAATTCAAGCTCGACAGGTACTGA
- the aroF gene encoding 3-deoxy-7-phosphoheptulonate synthase, with amino-acid sequence MVVVFEEEASENEIENVIKVLNEFGFDVHRSTGVSRTILGAIGVKPDFDHRQIQVLPGVDEVYRVTEPYKLANRTFKPEGTIIDIKGVKVGGNEVVVMAGPCAVENEKQLFAIAEHVSKNGAKLLRGGAFKPRTSPYSFQGMGEDGLKLLRKAGDEFGLVVITEVMDKSQIDLVAEYADILQVGARNMQNFTLLKDLGKISKPVMLKRGLASTVEEWLMAAEYILSGGNRDVMLCERGIRTFENSTRNTLDINAIPVVHKKSHLPVIVDPSHATGIRDKVVPVARAAVAVGADGIMVEVHNDPGKALSDGPQSLFPDQFTQMMKEIRLIAKAIGREVA; translated from the coding sequence ATGGTTGTGGTTTTTGAAGAGGAAGCCAGCGAAAACGAAATCGAAAATGTGATTAAAGTCCTGAACGAGTTTGGCTTCGATGTACATCGATCGACGGGTGTCTCGAGAACCATCCTCGGCGCGATCGGTGTCAAACCTGATTTCGATCATCGTCAGATACAGGTATTGCCGGGTGTTGATGAAGTCTACCGCGTCACGGAACCATACAAGCTCGCGAACAGGACATTCAAACCAGAGGGAACAATAATCGATATCAAGGGCGTGAAGGTCGGCGGAAATGAAGTCGTGGTCATGGCAGGACCGTGCGCCGTGGAGAATGAGAAACAGCTGTTCGCAATAGCGGAACACGTTTCGAAGAACGGCGCGAAACTACTCCGTGGCGGCGCCTTCAAGCCGCGGACATCTCCCTATTCATTCCAGGGGATGGGCGAAGACGGGCTGAAGCTTCTCCGCAAAGCGGGTGATGAGTTCGGACTTGTTGTGATTACTGAAGTCATGGACAAAAGCCAGATCGATCTGGTCGCGGAATACGCGGACATCCTGCAGGTAGGCGCGCGAAATATGCAGAACTTCACTTTGTTGAAGGACCTCGGAAAAATTTCGAAACCCGTGATGTTGAAGCGTGGACTCGCATCAACGGTAGAGGAATGGCTGATGGCGGCAGAATACATCTTGTCAGGCGGTAACAGGGATGTCATGTTGTGCGAGCGCGGAATCAGGACATTCGAGAACTCCACACGAAACACGCTCGACATAAACGCGATTCCAGTCGTTCACAAAAAGAGCCATCTACCGGTCATAGTCGATCCGTCTCATGCCACCGGCATCAGGGATAAGGTCGTTCCAGTTGCAAGAGCGGCGGTTGCAGTTGGGGCCGATGGAATAATGGTCGAGGTCCACAACGATCCCGGCAAGGCGCTGTCGGACGGACCGCAGTCGCTCTTTCCCGACCAGTTTACTCAGATGATGAAGGAAATCAGACTTATTGCAAAGGCGATAGGAAGAGAAGTGGCTTGA
- a CDS encoding citrate synthase, which translates to MPKESLTITDNRTGKQYEIAIENESIKAADLRQIRVKPDDFGLLSYDPAFMNTASCKSKVTFIDGDKGILRYRGYPIEQLAEQSNYLEVAYLILKGELPKKNQLDEWKYNVIHHTIVHENIKKFIDGFHYDAHPMGMFISTMAALSTFYPDAKNIFDKESRQLQSYRLIGKVITIAAFAYRHAMGLPYTYPDNDLSYAGNFLNMLFKMTEPKYKPNPALENALDVLFILHADHEQNCSANAMRSVGSSHVDPYSALAGASAALYGPLHGGANEAVLRMLREIGSKDKVPAFIKEVKEGKGEKRLMGFGHRVYKNYDPRAKIIKKLADDVFEVTGKNPLLDIALELERIALEDDYFTSRKLYPNVDFYSGLIYQAMKFPVDMFPVLFAIGRTAGWIAQWEEMLLDNEQKISRPRQLYLGYGTRDYVPIVRR; encoded by the coding sequence ATGCCCAAAGAAAGCCTGACAATCACAGATAACCGAACCGGGAAGCAGTATGAGATCGCGATCGAGAATGAATCCATAAAAGCTGCGGATCTCAGGCAGATCAGAGTGAAACCGGACGACTTCGGTTTGTTGAGTTACGATCCTGCATTTATGAATACAGCCTCTTGCAAAAGCAAGGTGACATTCATAGATGGTGACAAGGGGATCTTGAGGTACAGGGGTTATCCGATCGAACAACTCGCGGAACAGAGCAACTACCTGGAAGTTGCTTACCTGATATTGAAAGGTGAGCTGCCAAAAAAGAATCAGCTGGATGAATGGAAATATAACGTCATTCATCATACTATCGTACACGAAAATATCAAGAAGTTCATCGACGGGTTCCACTACGACGCGCATCCGATGGGAATGTTCATCAGTACCATGGCGGCGTTGTCGACTTTCTATCCGGACGCGAAGAATATTTTCGACAAGGAATCGCGCCAGTTGCAAAGCTACAGGTTAATAGGAAAGGTCATCACGATAGCAGCGTTCGCGTACAGGCATGCGATGGGGCTTCCCTATACTTATCCTGACAACGATCTAAGTTACGCGGGAAATTTTCTGAACATGCTTTTCAAGATGACCGAACCGAAGTACAAGCCGAATCCTGCTCTTGAAAATGCTCTGGATGTGCTTTTCATACTTCACGCAGATCACGAGCAGAATTGCAGCGCGAACGCAATGAGAAGTGTCGGTTCATCACACGTCGATCCGTATTCTGCGCTCGCAGGGGCCTCGGCTGCCCTGTACGGACCGCTCCATGGCGGAGCAAACGAAGCAGTCCTTCGAATGCTCAGGGAGATCGGAAGTAAGGACAAGGTCCCGGCTTTCATCAAGGAGGTGAAAGAAGGAAAAGGCGAAAAACGACTCATGGGATTCGGACATCGAGTGTATAAGAACTACGATCCGCGCGCAAAGATAATCAAGAAGCTAGCGGACGACGTGTTCGAAGTGACCGGAAAGAATCCCCTTCTCGACATCGCTCTTGAGCTTGAACGAATCGCACTCGAGGACGACTATTTCACTTCCAGAAAGCTATATCCGAATGTCGATTTTTATTCAGGACTGATCTATCAGGCAATGAAATTCCCCGTCGACATGTTCCCTGTCCTTTTCGCGATCGGAAGAACAGCCGGATGGATAGCTCAATGGGAGGAAATGCTTCTCGACAATGAGCAGAAAATCTCACGACCCAGACAATTATATCTCGGGTACGGAACGCGTGACTACGTACCGATTGTAAGAAGGTAA
- a CDS encoding prephenate dehydrogenase/arogenate dehydrogenase family protein, producing MDEFESFDSSKKVGVVGCGLIGGSIALSLSNSGYQVFVVDLPGNEGKISKQIPFAVVRKSIRDLCADVPSVIFICAPTDQSSAILEEIASSCRKGTIITDVSGVKLPIMEKAARSVPDGVIFVGGHPMAGSEKSGVEAAQPFLFQNAVYVFSPLKKYSEKEIAPLVEAVERLGARILFMDASQHDRIAAATSHLPQLIAVELVNLIGDLSSKDEHFNTLAAGGFRDMTRVASSDFSVWQEVISANRQNIGEILDAFIGKLEQLKSAVEGERSGKIKKEFESANHARRKIGKSGKGFLKPLYDLHVVVEDKVGVLKEITSTLADSGINIKDMELLKVREGTGGMFRLSFDTEEIMDEAARILGEHGFQVLRKEFEG from the coding sequence TTGGACGAGTTTGAAAGCTTCGATTCATCCAAGAAAGTGGGAGTCGTCGGATGCGGATTGATCGGCGGCTCGATCGCGCTATCGCTTTCGAACAGCGGCTACCAGGTTTTCGTCGTTGATCTTCCCGGAAATGAAGGGAAGATAAGCAAGCAGATCCCTTTTGCGGTGGTAAGAAAAAGCATTCGCGATCTGTGTGCCGACGTGCCGTCAGTAATTTTTATCTGTGCGCCAACCGACCAATCCTCCGCTATCCTGGAGGAAATTGCCTCGAGTTGCAGGAAGGGGACGATAATTACGGATGTTTCGGGAGTGAAACTTCCGATTATGGAAAAAGCGGCACGCTCGGTTCCCGATGGCGTGATATTTGTCGGCGGACATCCTATGGCTGGCTCCGAAAAATCCGGTGTCGAAGCCGCGCAACCGTTTCTTTTCCAAAATGCGGTTTACGTCTTCAGTCCGCTGAAAAAGTATTCGGAAAAGGAAATCGCGCCTCTGGTTGAAGCTGTCGAGCGACTCGGAGCTCGAATACTTTTCATGGATGCATCTCAACATGATAGGATCGCTGCCGCAACCAGTCATCTCCCACAATTGATCGCTGTAGAGCTCGTAAATCTGATCGGCGATCTGTCTTCGAAGGACGAGCACTTCAACACTCTAGCCGCCGGCGGGTTCAGGGATATGACGCGTGTCGCGTCGAGCGATTTTTCCGTGTGGCAGGAGGTTATCTCCGCGAACCGACAAAACATCGGCGAAATACTCGATGCGTTCATCGGAAAACTGGAGCAGCTGAAATCCGCAGTCGAGGGGGAGCGCAGCGGCAAGATTAAGAAAGAATTTGAGTCGGCCAATCATGCTCGCAGGAAAATCGGGAAAAGTGGGAAAGGATTCCTTAAGCCGCTCTATGATCTTCACGTCGTGGTGGAGGACAAGGTCGGGGTCCTGAAGGAAATCACATCGACTCTTGCTGACTCCGGCATAAATATCAAGGACATGGAGCTCCTTAAAGTCAGGGAGGGTACCGGCGGGATGTTCAGGCTGTCGTTCGACACGGAGGAAATCATGGACGAGGCAGCGCGCATCCTGGGTGAACACGGATTCCAGGTTTTGCGAAAGGAGTTCGAAGGCTAA